The following proteins come from a genomic window of Chryseobacterium glaciei:
- a CDS encoding DUF423 domain-containing protein, which produces MKTITLVFGAVYGMLSVILGAFGAHALKKILSVERLESFETGVRYQMYAAFFLLIVGYILKFETSSEKWVSILMIAGTMLFSFSIYFLSLQDYLGTNLKFLGPITPLGGLLMIISWGMLIVYFAKNRI; this is translated from the coding sequence ATGAAAACAATAACTTTAGTCTTTGGTGCTGTTTACGGCATGTTGTCAGTAATTTTAGGGGCGTTCGGCGCGCACGCTTTAAAGAAAATTTTATCTGTGGAAAGACTGGAAAGTTTTGAAACAGGAGTAAGATATCAAATGTATGCAGCCTTCTTTTTATTGATCGTAGGATACATTTTAAAGTTTGAAACATCATCAGAAAAGTGGGTTTCTATTTTAATGATTGCGGGAACGATGTTGTTTTCGTTCAGTATTTATTTCTTGAGTCTACAGGATTATTTAGGGACAAACCTTAAATTTTTAGGACCAATCACACCACTTGGAGGTTTATTAATGATCATAAGTTGGGGAATGCTGATTGTTTATTTTGCTAAGAATAGAATTTAA
- a CDS encoding chloride channel protein gives MKINRRRRLIKTFDLLDQPIRFNPFVFSRTFFMWAFTGLVGGVIAGLYWIVLEHFTEFLAEFQGWMVIPTMAICGLLAGLVIHFIGDPGEIHLIVNNIRFNKGKLEPKNNPSMILSSLFCVASGGSLGPEAPLVQVTGSTGTWLGKIFRLKGEELRSLSIAGMASGFTALFGAPLGGSLFSLEILHHKHAVEYYKAIIPALVASCFSYLMFALIIHLGIGATWDLKAYHYTGVYDFAYATAFGIVGTLFGWIFIFVVKFFKKVFEYRNLPIYIKTFVGGVILGIIAFYFPITRYFGHNEINQIINGNFALNFLILILIFKILAIAITVTSGWRGGFIIPLFFVGTTLGLIIHNLFPTVDTTLAIVSCMAAINACVTRTPMSTTIILGTLTGFTYFVPILFASLTGYFLAPKIPFIGSQSEKLTEE, from the coding sequence ATGAAAATCAATAGAAGAAGGCGCTTAATCAAAACATTTGATCTTTTGGATCAACCCATCAGATTTAATCCGTTTGTGTTTAGTCGAACCTTTTTTATGTGGGCTTTTACAGGTCTGGTCGGTGGAGTTATTGCCGGATTATATTGGATTGTGCTTGAGCATTTCACTGAGTTTTTAGCAGAATTTCAAGGTTGGATGGTGATTCCTACAATGGCGATTTGTGGATTATTAGCTGGTTTAGTTATTCACTTTATCGGAGATCCGGGAGAAATTCATTTGATCGTCAATAATATCAGATTTAATAAAGGAAAATTAGAACCGAAAAATAATCCTTCCATGATTTTGTCATCCCTTTTCTGTGTGGCATCGGGTGGAAGTTTAGGTCCTGAAGCACCTTTGGTTCAGGTGACGGGCTCTACAGGAACTTGGCTCGGGAAAATTTTCAGATTGAAAGGTGAAGAATTACGTTCTTTAAGTATTGCAGGAATGGCATCCGGTTTTACGGCGCTGTTTGGCGCTCCGCTTGGAGGAAGTCTTTTTTCATTAGAAATTCTACATCATAAACACGCTGTTGAATATTACAAAGCCATTATTCCTGCGTTGGTGGCGAGCTGTTTCAGTTATCTGATGTTTGCTTTGATCATCCATTTGGGAATTGGAGCGACTTGGGATTTGAAGGCGTATCATTACACAGGAGTTTACGATTTTGCCTATGCAACCGCTTTTGGAATTGTTGGAACTTTATTTGGCTGGATCTTTATTTTTGTGGTTAAATTTTTCAAGAAAGTTTTTGAATACAGAAATTTACCAATTTATATTAAAACATTTGTAGGCGGAGTTATTCTAGGAATTATCGCTTTCTACTTTCCGATTACGAGATATTTCGGGCATAATGAAATCAATCAGATTATTAACGGAAATTTTGCATTAAACTTTTTAATTTTAATCTTAATTTTTAAAATATTAGCCATTGCAATCACTGTAACTTCAGGTTGGAGAGGTGGTTTTATCATTCCGCTTTTCTTTGTAGGAACAACGTTGGGATTAATTATCCATAATTTATTTCCAACAGTTGATACAACATTAGCAATTGTAAGTTGTATGGCCGCAATTAATGCATGTGTAACGAGAACTCCGATGAGTACAACCATTATTTTGGGAACTTTAACTGGATTTACATACTTTGTTCCGATACTTTTTGCAAGTTTAACGGGTTATTTTCTGGCTCCAAAAATTCCATTTATTGGCTCGCAGTCTGAAAAATTAACTGAAGAATAA